The following coding sequences are from one Lipingzhangella halophila window:
- a CDS encoding carbohydrate ABC transporter permease, translating into MADTDGAPSPTGPAAPEEGAAGAAEAAPSGGTGRLGPPPGLALVFLLPALLFLGAFLVYPILFSMYRSLWDAAGTEFVWLDNYRRMFTSPATFVALRNNVIWIAVAPVVVTMAGLIFAVLTERIRWATAFKIVVFMPMAVSFLASGVIFRLVYEQDPERGLANAMITTVQDTISPAAAYPGADPRPEAPLEETSGGGYEVTGEAEPGETLQIPLVGVRSDELPEGTENAAEGGSAGQNQISGTVWLDFTRGGGGEEGAIDPEEPGLPAMEVQAVRDGEVVATAHTEADGTFTLADLADEPHVVRLAADNFTEPYQGVTWLGPTLITPAIMGAYLWVWAGFAMVLIAAGLSAIPRESLEAARVDGATEWQVFRRVTVPLLSPVLLVVVVTLMIYVLKIFDLVLVIAPGSVQADANVLALQMWRVSFGGGNDQGMGSALAVFLLVLVVPAMIFQIRRFRRENA; encoded by the coding sequence ATGGCTGACACCGACGGAGCGCCGTCGCCCACCGGTCCCGCGGCCCCCGAGGAGGGCGCCGCGGGCGCCGCGGAGGCCGCCCCCTCCGGTGGGACGGGCCGACTGGGCCCACCCCCCGGGCTGGCGCTGGTCTTCCTGCTGCCCGCGCTGCTGTTCCTCGGCGCGTTCCTGGTTTATCCGATCCTGTTCTCGATGTACCGCAGCCTCTGGGACGCCGCGGGGACCGAGTTCGTCTGGCTCGACAACTACCGGCGGATGTTCACCTCGCCGGCGACCTTCGTGGCGCTGCGCAACAACGTCATCTGGATCGCCGTCGCGCCGGTCGTGGTGACAATGGCAGGGCTGATCTTCGCGGTGCTCACCGAGCGGATCCGGTGGGCCACAGCCTTCAAGATCGTGGTCTTCATGCCCATGGCGGTCTCCTTCCTCGCCTCGGGCGTGATCTTTCGGCTCGTCTACGAGCAGGACCCCGAGCGAGGCCTGGCCAACGCGATGATCACCACCGTGCAGGACACGATCAGCCCGGCCGCGGCCTACCCCGGCGCCGACCCCCGCCCGGAAGCGCCGCTGGAGGAGACGTCCGGGGGCGGCTACGAGGTCACCGGCGAGGCCGAACCCGGCGAGACGCTCCAGATCCCGCTGGTGGGGGTGCGGTCCGACGAGCTTCCCGAGGGCACCGAGAACGCCGCTGAGGGGGGATCCGCCGGCCAGAACCAGATCAGCGGTACCGTCTGGCTCGACTTCACCAGGGGCGGCGGTGGCGAGGAGGGCGCCATCGACCCCGAGGAGCCGGGCCTTCCCGCCATGGAGGTGCAGGCGGTACGCGACGGTGAGGTCGTCGCTACGGCACACACCGAGGCCGACGGCACGTTCACGCTGGCGGACCTGGCCGACGAGCCGCACGTGGTGCGCCTGGCGGCGGACAACTTCACCGAGCCCTACCAGGGGGTCACCTGGCTGGGCCCCACACTGATCACGCCCGCCATCATGGGGGCCTACCTGTGGGTGTGGGCGGGGTTCGCGATGGTGCTCATCGCGGCGGGACTCTCGGCCATCCCGCGCGAGTCGCTGGAGGCGGCGCGCGTCGACGGCGCCACCGAATGGCAGGTGTTCCGCCGGGTCACGGTGCCACTGCTGTCACCGGTGCTGCTGGTCGTCGTTGTGACCCTGATGATCTACGTACTGAAGATCTTCGACCTCGTGCTGGTCATCGCCCCCGGTTCGGTGCAGGCCGACGCCAACGTCCTGGCCCTGCAGATGTGGCGGGTCTCGTTCGGCGGCGGCAACGACCAGGGCATGGGGAGCGCACTGGCGGTGTTCCTCCTCGTGCTTGTCGTGCCGGCGATGATCTTCCAGATCCGACGGTTCCGGCGGGAGAACGCATGA
- a CDS encoding carbohydrate ABC transporter permease: MTTPHHEDGDGAEPRATAPKRIIGLLSSGLVQAFLVCVALFWLMPTLGLFITSLRSPQDNAASGWWAVLQEPAQLSLENYASLLDNASFAASFFNTILITVPATVIIVVVASLAAYAFAWLEFPGRDWLFLLVVGLLVVPLQVALIPIAQIYGGLGIYGSILGVVLFHVGFGLPFAIFLLRNFFAAIPRDLLEAARMDGGREFTIFRRVILPLGGPAIASLTIFQFLWVWNDLLVALVFADAQSAPMTVALQSEMRQFGANLDVISAGAFLSMVVPLLVFFAFQRYFVQGVMAGAVK; this comes from the coding sequence ATGACGACACCGCACCACGAGGACGGGGACGGCGCGGAGCCGCGCGCGACCGCGCCGAAGCGGATCATCGGCCTGCTCAGCTCGGGGCTCGTTCAGGCGTTTCTGGTCTGCGTGGCCCTGTTCTGGCTGATGCCGACCCTCGGGCTGTTCATCACCAGCCTGCGCTCGCCCCAGGACAACGCCGCATCGGGCTGGTGGGCGGTGCTCCAGGAGCCGGCCCAGCTCAGCCTGGAGAACTACGCCAGCCTGCTGGACAACGCCTCCTTTGCCGCGTCCTTCTTCAACACCATCCTGATCACGGTGCCCGCGACAGTGATCATCGTGGTCGTCGCGTCGCTGGCGGCCTACGCGTTCGCCTGGTTGGAGTTTCCCGGGCGCGACTGGCTGTTCCTGCTCGTCGTCGGCCTGCTGGTGGTACCGCTGCAGGTGGCGCTGATCCCGATCGCGCAGATCTACGGCGGCCTGGGGATCTACGGGTCGATTCTCGGCGTGGTCCTCTTCCACGTCGGGTTCGGCCTGCCGTTCGCGATCTTCCTGCTCCGGAACTTCTTCGCCGCGATCCCGCGCGACCTGTTGGAGGCCGCGCGGATGGACGGCGGCCGGGAGTTCACCATCTTCCGGCGGGTGATCCTGCCCTTGGGTGGACCGGCGATCGCCTCGCTGACTATCTTCCAGTTCCTGTGGGTGTGGAACGACCTGCTGGTCGCGCTGGTCTTCGCCGACGCCCAGTCGGCGCCCATGACCGTGGCGCTGCAGTCGGAGATGCGGCAGTTCGGGGCCAACCTGGACGTCATCTCGGCCGGGGCGTTCCTGTCCATGGTGGTGCCCCTGCTGGTGTTCTTCGCGTTCCAGCGCTACTTCGTCCAGGGGGTCATGGCCGGAGCCGTCAAGTAG
- a CDS encoding ABC transporter ATP-binding protein: MAKIVLDGVDKVYAGDVKAVDDLSLEIDDGEFMVLVGPSGCGKSTALRMIAGLEEITGGDLIIGEQVVNDRPPKDRDIAMVFQNYALYPHMTVEQNLAFGLKLRKISKSEIQRRVGEAAAMLGLESYLKRKPAALSGGQRQRVAMGRAIVREPQAFLMDEPLSNLDAKLRVQMRASLNQLHERLGVTTVYVTHDQIEAMTLGDRVAVLRDGRLQQVDTPKNLFDNPVNLFVAGFIGSPAMNFVGAELQQDGQGALLKFADHTIPVPAAVLAQRPRLRDYLGRELILGIRPSDFDDAAHAPNGDATMEVTANVTEELGTEINVIFSIDAPPVQHEEAAALAADASGDGEEMEAAAMPLAGDRSVFTARVNPRSNVRPGASLRLAIDTSQLHYFDKESGQAIGRSEGPG, encoded by the coding sequence ATGGCGAAGATCGTTCTCGACGGCGTCGACAAGGTGTACGCCGGCGATGTGAAGGCAGTCGACGACCTCAGCCTGGAGATCGACGACGGCGAGTTCATGGTTCTCGTCGGCCCGTCCGGGTGCGGGAAGTCGACCGCACTGCGCATGATCGCGGGCCTGGAGGAGATCACCGGCGGTGATCTGATCATTGGTGAACAGGTGGTCAACGACCGCCCGCCCAAGGACCGCGACATCGCCATGGTCTTCCAGAACTACGCGCTCTACCCGCACATGACCGTGGAGCAGAACCTCGCCTTCGGCCTCAAACTGCGCAAGATCTCCAAGTCCGAGATCCAGCGCCGGGTCGGCGAGGCCGCGGCCATGCTCGGCCTGGAGTCCTACCTCAAGCGCAAGCCGGCCGCGCTCTCCGGTGGCCAGCGCCAGCGCGTGGCCATGGGACGGGCCATCGTCCGCGAGCCCCAGGCGTTCCTGATGGACGAGCCGCTGTCCAACCTCGACGCGAAACTGCGCGTTCAGATGCGCGCCTCGCTCAACCAGTTGCACGAGCGGCTCGGCGTCACAACCGTCTACGTGACCCACGACCAGATCGAGGCGATGACCCTGGGCGACCGGGTCGCGGTGCTGCGCGATGGCCGGCTGCAGCAGGTCGACACGCCCAAGAACCTCTTCGACAACCCGGTCAACCTGTTCGTCGCGGGGTTCATCGGATCCCCCGCCATGAACTTCGTCGGTGCCGAGCTGCAGCAGGACGGCCAGGGCGCACTGCTGAAGTTCGCCGACCACACGATTCCGGTACCGGCCGCCGTGCTCGCGCAGCGTCCCCGGCTTCGCGACTACCTCGGCCGGGAGCTCATCCTCGGCATCCGCCCCTCCGACTTCGACGACGCCGCGCACGCTCCGAACGGCGACGCCACCATGGAGGTCACCGCCAACGTCACCGAGGAACTGGGAACCGAGATCAACGTGATCTTCAGTATCGACGCCCCACCGGTGCAGCACGAGGAGGCGGCGGCGCTGGCGGCCGACGCCTCGGGCGACGGCGAGGAGATGGAAGCGGCCGCGATGCCGCTGGCCGGCGACCGGTCCGTCTTCACCGCGCGGGTCAACCCGCGCAGCAACGTGCGTCCCGGGGCGTCGCTGCGGCTGGCCATCGACACCAGCCAGTTGCACTACTTCGACAAGGAGAGCGGCCAAGCCATCGGGCGTTCCGAAGGTCCCGGCTGA
- the lnt gene encoding apolipoprotein N-acyltransferase produces the protein MVAEEVQGETVEASAVTGRSSTAASTRWWNGSGALWRALAALGSGLAQLAALPPYGLWWLAPLSATLLALAVLGTRPRRAAWLGAASGAALMVPLVQWQDVFGVDVWLLVAAAETVYYIPMAIALALVLRLPGWPVWTAAVWVLQEAVRSRFPFDGFPWGKLAFSQPGGPFVGYAALGSTALVTFAVALVGALLLWVALRLLPLLRERAGHGPPLGGGGRGARGIRFAALSGAGALCGVVAIAVAGAAAPAIAAPEEEKTVTVALVQGNVPRVGEMDIAGTRTQVLRNHVDGVHRVADQVRAGEVEQPDMVILPENASDIDAYTDSEAAAMISEAADDAGAPLLFGISRFNDDGVTREVRSVVWEPGAGEPGEHYSKRFLVPFGEYIPYRDFFTRFVSRLDQVPTDAVPGTEAGDVTIGGTTLATAICFDVAFDRPVREAVAEGGQILAVPTNNANYNFTGQTDQQLAITQLRSVEHGRPAVVAATSGVSAVVGADGNVSYRSPEGEPAEHVADVPAMTGQTIATRLGALPEAALCAIAAGAVAAAVVAARRARP, from the coding sequence GTGGTTGCTGAAGAGGTCCAGGGGGAGACGGTCGAGGCCAGTGCGGTAACGGGCCGTTCCAGCACCGCGGCCTCCACGCGGTGGTGGAACGGGTCCGGAGCCCTGTGGCGGGCGCTCGCCGCACTGGGCTCCGGGCTGGCCCAGCTCGCCGCGCTTCCGCCCTACGGCCTGTGGTGGCTGGCGCCACTCAGCGCGACCCTGCTGGCCCTGGCCGTCCTGGGAACCCGGCCGCGCCGGGCCGCCTGGCTGGGTGCCGCCTCCGGCGCCGCCCTGATGGTCCCGCTCGTGCAGTGGCAGGACGTGTTCGGGGTGGATGTCTGGTTGCTGGTCGCCGCCGCCGAGACCGTGTACTACATCCCCATGGCCATCGCCCTGGCCCTGGTACTGCGCCTGCCCGGCTGGCCGGTGTGGACGGCCGCGGTGTGGGTGCTGCAGGAGGCGGTCCGCAGCCGGTTCCCCTTCGACGGGTTCCCGTGGGGCAAGCTCGCGTTCAGCCAGCCCGGCGGGCCCTTCGTCGGATACGCCGCACTGGGCTCCACGGCCCTGGTCACGTTCGCGGTCGCGCTCGTGGGGGCGCTGCTGCTGTGGGTGGCACTGCGGCTCCTGCCCCTGCTCCGCGAGCGCGCTGGCCACGGACCACCGCTGGGTGGCGGCGGCCGCGGCGCGCGGGGCATCCGCTTCGCGGCGCTCTCCGGCGCGGGTGCGCTCTGCGGTGTGGTGGCGATCGCCGTCGCCGGAGCCGCGGCGCCGGCGATCGCGGCACCCGAGGAGGAGAAAACCGTCACCGTTGCCCTGGTGCAGGGCAATGTCCCGCGTGTGGGCGAGATGGACATCGCTGGCACGCGCACCCAGGTACTGCGGAACCACGTCGACGGCGTGCACCGCGTGGCCGACCAGGTCCGCGCGGGTGAGGTCGAGCAGCCCGACATGGTGATCCTGCCCGAGAACGCCAGCGATATCGACGCTTACACAGACTCCGAGGCCGCCGCCATGATCAGCGAAGCGGCCGATGATGCCGGTGCGCCCCTGCTTTTCGGTATCAGCCGGTTCAACGACGACGGCGTCACCCGCGAGGTCCGCAGTGTCGTCTGGGAGCCGGGGGCAGGCGAGCCCGGCGAGCACTACAGCAAGCGCTTCCTCGTCCCGTTCGGCGAGTACATCCCCTACCGCGACTTCTTCACGCGCTTCGTCTCCCGACTGGACCAGGTTCCCACCGACGCCGTGCCCGGCACCGAAGCCGGCGACGTCACCATCGGCGGCACCACGCTGGCCACGGCCATCTGTTTCGATGTCGCCTTCGACCGCCCGGTGCGGGAAGCGGTCGCCGAAGGGGGCCAGATCCTTGCGGTCCCGACCAACAACGCCAACTACAACTTCACCGGGCAGACGGACCAGCAGTTGGCGATCACCCAGCTCCGCAGCGTCGAGCACGGACGCCCCGCCGTGGTCGCCGCCACCAGCGGGGTCAGCGCGGTCGTCGGCGCCGACGGGAACGTGTCCTATCGCTCCCCGGAGGGCGAACCCGCCGAGCACGTGGCCGACGTGCCCGCGATGACCGGGCAGACCATCGCCACCCGTCTCGGCGCCCTGCCCGAGGCCGCGCTGTGCGCCATCGCCGCGGGTGCGGTGGCCGCGGCGGTTGTCGCGGCGCGCCGTGCGCGGCCGTAG
- a CDS encoding FxsA family protein, giving the protein MPLLIVLALMALPFAEIWLMILAGQQIGVAWTIAALFLLSASGMFALRGAGTKAFREADEAMRTGVPPQSGLLDTLMVMVGGILLLIPGFLTGALGAVLALPFTRPALRWAFVAWAERRVRRMATTADGPAVTLRGPGFPGQGQGSPGQRENSTGTPGGGRVVPGRVVHDEDESSG; this is encoded by the coding sequence ATGCCGCTGTTGATCGTGCTGGCGCTGATGGCGCTGCCCTTCGCCGAGATCTGGCTGATGATCCTCGCGGGGCAGCAGATCGGCGTCGCCTGGACTATCGCCGCGCTGTTCCTGCTGAGCGCGTCCGGCATGTTCGCGCTGCGCGGAGCGGGGACCAAGGCGTTCCGCGAGGCCGACGAGGCCATGCGCACCGGCGTGCCCCCGCAGAGCGGCCTGCTCGACACCCTCATGGTCATGGTCGGCGGCATCCTGCTGCTCATTCCGGGCTTCCTCACCGGCGCCCTGGGTGCGGTGCTCGCGCTGCCGTTCACCCGGCCCGCGCTGCGGTGGGCCTTCGTCGCCTGGGCGGAACGCAGAGTCCGCCGGATGGCCACCACCGCCGACGGCCCGGCCGTCACCCTGCGCGGACCCGGCTTCCCGGGACAGGGGCAGGGGTCCCCCGGGCAGAGGGAGAACAGTACCGGAACCCCCGGCGGCGGCCGTGTCGTGCCGGGTCGCGTAGTCCACGACGAGGACGAGTCCAGCGGCTGA
- a CDS encoding HAD-IIA family hydrolase, whose product MDMDGVLVREEHLVPGADSLIAELSANGISFMVLTNNSIYTPRDLRARLLRMGLDIPEDAIWTSALATAQFLQTQRPDGSAYVVGESGLTTALHGIGYVQTDRDPDYVVLGETRTYSFEAITRAIRLVEGGARFIATNPDEKGPSREGSLPATGAVAALIEKATGRAPYYIGKPNPLMMRSALRRLGAHSENTLMIGDRMDTDVRSGLESGLQTLLVLSGISDRQTADLFPYRPTKVLGSVADLLGATGDPFGARHGDSEG is encoded by the coding sequence ATGGACATGGACGGGGTGCTCGTTCGCGAGGAGCACCTCGTTCCGGGCGCCGACAGCCTGATCGCGGAGCTGTCCGCGAACGGCATCTCTTTTATGGTGTTGACGAACAACTCCATTTACACCCCCCGCGACCTGCGCGCACGGCTGCTCCGCATGGGCCTGGACATTCCCGAGGACGCCATCTGGACCTCGGCGCTTGCCACCGCGCAGTTCCTGCAGACCCAGCGGCCGGACGGCTCGGCCTACGTGGTGGGCGAATCGGGCCTGACCACGGCGCTGCACGGTATCGGCTACGTGCAGACCGACCGCGATCCCGACTACGTGGTCCTGGGCGAGACCCGCACCTACAGCTTCGAGGCGATCACCCGCGCCATACGGCTTGTTGAGGGCGGGGCGCGGTTCATCGCCACCAACCCCGACGAGAAAGGCCCCAGTCGCGAGGGGTCGCTCCCCGCGACCGGTGCCGTGGCGGCCCTGATCGAGAAAGCCACCGGCCGCGCGCCCTACTACATAGGCAAGCCGAACCCGCTGATGATGCGCTCCGCTCTGCGCAGGCTCGGAGCGCACTCCGAGAACACGCTGATGATCGGCGACCGCATGGACACCGACGTGCGCTCCGGCCTGGAGTCGGGGTTGCAGACACTCCTCGTGCTGTCCGGGATCTCGGATCGCCAGACCGCCGACCTGTTCCCGTACCGGCCGACCAAGGTGCTTGGCTCGGTCGCCGACCTCTTGGGCGCCACGGGTGACCCGTTCGGCGCCAGGCACGGCGACAGCGAGGGCTGA
- a CDS encoding RNA polymerase-binding protein RbpA, with protein sequence MAERALRGTRLGATSYENDRNTDLAPRQEVTYDCPGGHRFTVTFATEADIPTNWECRYCGDNALMVDGEVPHEKKAKPARTHWDMLLERRSMEDLEEVLAERLELLRARRREEQEHMGASAQERQSA encoded by the coding sequence ATGGCCGAGCGAGCACTTCGCGGAACACGGCTCGGGGCGACCAGCTACGAGAACGACAGAAACACCGACCTGGCACCGCGCCAGGAGGTCACCTACGACTGCCCCGGTGGTCATCGCTTCACGGTCACCTTCGCGACCGAGGCCGATATTCCGACCAACTGGGAGTGTCGGTACTGCGGTGACAACGCCCTCATGGTCGACGGCGAGGTGCCGCACGAGAAGAAGGCGAAACCAGCGCGCACGCACTGGGACATGCTTCTGGAGCGTCGCAGCATGGAGGACCTCGAGGAGGTCCTGGCCGAGCGTCTGGAACTGCTGCGGGCACGCCGCAGGGAAGAGCAGGAGCACATGGGGGCTTCGGCGCAGGAGCGCCAGAGCGCCTGA
- a CDS encoding nitroreductase family deazaflavin-dependent oxidoreductase — MLFGQEHVQRYLETDGEEGHEWQGTTVLILTATGRRSGKQRSTPLIYRKDGDSYVVVASNGGADEHPSWYANLRAAPDVTLQVKGDRLNARARDASEEEKARLWPYMAEVWPQYDEYQVKTDRPIPVVILEPRA, encoded by the coding sequence ATGCTGTTCGGACAGGAGCACGTACAGCGGTATCTGGAGACCGACGGCGAGGAGGGGCACGAGTGGCAGGGAACCACCGTGCTGATCCTCACGGCGACGGGGCGGCGCTCCGGCAAGCAGCGCAGTACCCCCCTCATCTACCGCAAGGACGGTGATTCCTATGTGGTCGTGGCGTCCAACGGCGGCGCTGACGAGCACCCGTCCTGGTACGCGAACCTGCGCGCCGCCCCCGACGTCACGCTGCAGGTCAAGGGCGACCGGCTGAACGCGCGCGCCCGCGACGCCAGCGAGGAGGAGAAGGCCCGCCTGTGGCCGTACATGGCCGAGGTGTGGCCGCAGTACGACGAATACCAGGTCAAGACCGACCGGCCCATCCCGGTGGTCATCCTGGAGCCGCGCGCCTGA
- a CDS encoding S28 family serine protease, which yields MLLPGTHAPESCRSGIVLFLTVTTLVLGKSPIWAEQRSAEDESEIVDRLSEVPGLTVVAENDAPEGFRHFVLEYEQPADHAAPGEQVFSQRLALLHRGLDRPTVLHTTGYDVVTEPFRSEPARLVDGNQVSTEQRFFGSSRPDPADWSDLDIRQAATDHHRLIRALGDIYEEEWISTGASKGGMTSVYHRRFYPGDLDGTVAYVAPNDADNQEDSAYLEFFGNVGTDPRCRQDLAALQRESLERRGDLVARYEERAAEQGWTFGGSLPSADAAFELIVLDTPWHFWQFQTQERCADIPDGDSSTTEIAEFLGDVYGWYRTHDEAIEPYVPYYYQAASQLGYPSVPTDHIDDLLEYPGLFRAASYLPEGVGTPEFDAEAMSDIDQWVRTRGERLLFVDGEFDPWGAESFRVQRGGERDSARFVAPRANHGADIEQLAPQDRAAATAMVRRWAGLKGVPGAPPGHVPELDNPGELARDAP from the coding sequence ATGCTCCTCCCGGGTACGCATGCGCCCGAGTCGTGTCGTTCTGGAATCGTTCTGTTCCTCACTGTAACAACACTGGTTCTGGGGAAGAGTCCCATTTGGGCCGAGCAGCGCTCTGCCGAGGACGAGAGCGAAATCGTTGACCGGCTCAGCGAGGTCCCCGGGCTCACCGTTGTGGCGGAGAACGACGCGCCCGAGGGCTTCCGGCACTTCGTCCTGGAGTACGAACAACCCGCCGATCACGCGGCTCCCGGCGAACAGGTCTTCAGCCAGCGGCTGGCCCTGCTGCACCGCGGGCTCGACCGGCCGACCGTGCTGCACACCACCGGATACGACGTGGTCACCGAGCCCTTCCGGTCGGAGCCCGCGCGGCTGGTCGACGGCAACCAGGTCTCCACCGAGCAGCGGTTCTTCGGCTCGTCGCGCCCCGATCCCGCCGACTGGAGCGACCTCGACATCCGCCAGGCGGCCACCGACCACCACCGCCTCATCCGGGCACTAGGCGATATCTACGAGGAGGAGTGGATCTCCACCGGCGCCTCCAAAGGCGGTATGACCTCGGTGTACCACCGGCGCTTCTACCCTGGCGACCTCGACGGCACCGTCGCCTACGTCGCGCCGAACGACGCCGACAACCAGGAGGACAGCGCCTACCTGGAGTTCTTCGGCAATGTGGGCACCGACCCGCGGTGCCGGCAGGACCTCGCCGCACTCCAGCGGGAGTCCTTGGAGCGCCGCGGCGACCTCGTCGCGCGCTACGAGGAACGTGCCGCCGAGCAGGGCTGGACGTTCGGCGGGAGCCTCCCGAGCGCCGACGCCGCCTTCGAGCTCATCGTGCTCGACACCCCGTGGCACTTCTGGCAGTTCCAGACCCAGGAGCGCTGCGCCGACATCCCGGACGGCGACTCCTCCACCACCGAGATCGCCGAGTTCCTGGGCGACGTCTACGGCTGGTACCGCACCCACGACGAGGCGATCGAGCCCTACGTTCCGTACTACTACCAGGCCGCCAGCCAGCTCGGGTACCCGAGCGTGCCCACCGACCACATCGACGACCTGCTGGAGTACCCGGGCCTGTTCCGGGCGGCCAGCTACCTGCCCGAGGGAGTCGGCACCCCGGAGTTCGACGCCGAGGCGATGTCCGACATCGACCAGTGGGTGCGCACGCGCGGCGAGCGCCTGCTGTTCGTCGACGGCGAGTTCGACCCGTGGGGCGCCGAGTCGTTCCGCGTGCAACGGGGCGGTGAGCGCGACTCCGCCCGGTTCGTCGCGCCCCGGGCCAACCACGGCGCCGACATCGAGCAGTTGGCCCCGCAGGACCGGGCCGCCGCCACCGCGATGGTGCGCCGCTGGGCCGGGCTCAAGGGCGTTCCCGGCGCACCGCCCGGCCACGTCCCGGAGCTCGACAACCCGGGTGAGCTCGCGCGCGACGCCCCGTAG
- a CDS encoding MFS transporter, which yields MSQAPTDPTAGNAPSADPHQRRREQRGWYVYDWANSVFMTSVVTVAIGPYLSELACAQAGAPDTDACTGGAYYVHPLGLELHANSFYPAVTTVAILLQILLLPLMGAMVDQSRHKKAWLFWTAAVGSAATSAIYLAGDSYLAVGALFLIANVAYGASLVVYHAFLPEVATADERDRVSTTGWAVGYLGGALLLVVHLALIVAHDSVGVTEGTAVRIAIVSTGFWWVGFTVLALRPLRNRIGALAAARPGRPNPATSLRQLGHTLGEMRSNPHVILFLLAFILFNDGIQAAIRYASPFALQDLGLGYPVLMGTILAIQFVAFGGALAFGRIARQFGAKRTVLGTLVVWSALVTLGFLLPAGAPVLFVALGLGIGVVLGGTQALARSMFSQMIPHGREAEYFGIYQISERGSTFLGSLAVTIAVNLTGGYRVAIFSLIAFFILGGILLWKANLRSAIQGAGNELPTRI from the coding sequence ATGAGCCAAGCCCCCACGGACCCCACCGCGGGCAACGCTCCGTCGGCTGATCCCCATCAGCGGCGGCGCGAGCAGCGCGGGTGGTACGTCTACGACTGGGCCAACTCGGTGTTCATGACCTCGGTGGTCACCGTGGCGATCGGCCCCTACCTTAGCGAGCTCGCCTGCGCCCAGGCCGGTGCGCCCGACACCGACGCCTGCACCGGCGGCGCCTACTACGTCCATCCGCTGGGCCTGGAGCTGCACGCCAACTCGTTCTACCCGGCCGTCACCACGGTGGCGATCCTGCTGCAGATCCTGCTGCTGCCCCTCATGGGCGCGATGGTCGACCAGTCCCGGCACAAGAAGGCCTGGCTGTTCTGGACCGCCGCGGTCGGGTCGGCCGCCACCTCCGCCATCTACCTCGCCGGAGACAGCTACCTGGCCGTGGGCGCGCTGTTCCTGATAGCCAACGTCGCCTACGGCGCGTCCCTGGTCGTCTACCACGCCTTCCTGCCCGAGGTCGCCACCGCGGACGAGCGCGACCGGGTCTCCACCACGGGGTGGGCTGTGGGCTACCTGGGTGGTGCGTTGCTCCTCGTGGTGCACCTGGCGCTGATCGTCGCCCACGACAGTGTCGGGGTCACCGAGGGCACGGCGGTGCGCATCGCGATCGTCTCCACGGGATTCTGGTGGGTCGGCTTCACGGTCCTGGCGCTGCGGCCGCTGCGCAACCGGATCGGCGCGCTCGCGGCGGCACGGCCAGGACGACCCAACCCCGCCACGTCGCTACGCCAGCTCGGACACACGCTCGGCGAGATGCGCTCGAACCCGCACGTCATCCTTTTTCTGCTGGCCTTCATCCTCTTCAACGACGGGATCCAGGCCGCCATCCGCTACGCGTCGCCGTTCGCCCTGCAGGATCTTGGACTGGGCTATCCCGTGCTGATGGGCACCATCCTGGCGATCCAGTTCGTGGCGTTCGGCGGCGCGCTCGCCTTCGGCCGGATCGCGCGCCAGTTCGGTGCTAAGCGCACGGTTCTGGGCACCCTGGTCGTCTGGTCCGCCCTGGTGACGCTGGGCTTCCTGCTTCCGGCGGGTGCGCCGGTGCTGTTCGTCGCGCTCGGGCTGGGCATCGGGGTGGTCCTGGGCGGCACCCAGGCGCTGGCGCGTTCCATGTTCTCGCAGATGATCCCGCATGGCCGCGAGGCGGAGTACTTCGGGATCTACCAGATCAGCGAACGCGGCTCGACGTTCCTCGGCTCGCTGGCCGTGACCATCGCGGTCAACCTGACCGGCGGATACCGGGTCGCGATCTTCTCCCTGATCGCGTTCTTCATCCTTGGCGGGATCCTGCTGTGGAAGGCGAACCTGCGCTCCGCCATCCAAGGGGCCGGCAACGAGCTGCCGACCCGGATCTGA